One Tepidimicrobium xylanilyticum DNA window includes the following coding sequences:
- a CDS encoding helix-turn-helix domain-containing protein, with translation MDSLGTKIRLLRKKNGYSLRQFGQMCNLSHSYISDIENGRTNPSLQTLQIIAENLNTSMSYLLGESSNQCFDKKQEDQNEKYYTIQDYEILTILNKYPKLKQYIYELKKAPTRKINVFLETWNFIQSIYDNIEK, from the coding sequence ATGGATAGTTTGGGCACAAAAATTAGATTATTAAGAAAAAAAAATGGATATAGTTTACGACAATTTGGACAAATGTGCAATCTTTCTCATTCCTATATTAGCGATATTGAAAATGGTAGAACCAATCCATCTCTACAAACATTACAGATAATTGCAGAAAATTTAAATACAAGTATGTCATATTTACTGGGCGAATCTAGTAATCAATGCTTTGATAAAAAACAAGAAGATCAAAATGAAAAGTATTATACTATTCAAGATTATGAAATACTAACTATTCTAAATAAATATCCTAAGTTGAAGCAATATATTTATGAGTTAAAAAAAGCTCCTACCAGAAAAATTAATGTTTTTTTAGAGACTTGGAATTTTATTCAGTCTATATATGATAATATAGAAAAGTGA
- a CDS encoding helix-turn-helix domain-containing protein, with protein sequence MGKIEFGHIIKKYRLKKGITIRELAELTNISTGFIGDIETNRSRPSYENLVKLIQVLDISLEDIFNLQQIEK encoded by the coding sequence ATGGGAAAAATAGAATTTGGACATATCATAAAGAAATATAGGCTCAAAAAAGGAATTACTATTAGAGAGCTAGCGGAGCTTACCAATATCTCTACTGGGTTTATTGGTGATATAGAAACTAATAGAAGTAGACCTTCTTATGAAAATCTTGTAAAACTGATTCAAGTTTTAGACATATCATTGGAAGATATTTTTAATTTACAGCAAATCGAAAAATAA
- a CDS encoding peptide ABC transporter substrate-binding protein produces MKRFLLLLVIATLLCSTLAGCGNKDVDSEVGSQEVADELDEAKENEPVVYRIAGGKTVTLNPHIYQTTAESDTMSLIFGNLLEMIYDEETENYKIIGNHAVDLPTRNEDGTVWTFKLKEGLKWEDGTPLNARDYEYSYKMLLDPKLKNSRGPQVFDADIVVVNAKKYWDGECEWEDVGIKALDDYTLEITLEFPAPEIDFYLAFTGGGASSPVQEKIYEAGMNEDRTETNYGTSKETTPSSGAYKLEEWIRDQVKVYVKNEYSPIKDIYTVDRIESRVVEDANTRVQLFENNDIDTVVLSGANYDKYAEDPRLVFSKSTTVWSMFINMASEDKPFLRDVNFRKALFYAMDRKTIAEDIFKTAKPAPYVVSSFKIAVPSKGLTYRETEAAKSVLPQNDGYDLELAKEYFDKAYEAYGKKMEVEIQYFDNSENMKRVAELLEQDYENLFGADRIDIQLRAVPWNNAYDNMEEGKYDLGFGGWAGGVFNPWSSMEVYTQGFTSKIDQFKSDEFDELYMRTVKGDLIFKEQERIEALAKMEKILLDEVPFVPMYEPESANMFHDRIELITKGKYFPGVGFASLQSHFAPLE; encoded by the coding sequence ATGAAGAGATTTTTATTATTATTGGTAATTGCAACATTACTCTGTTCAACTTTGGCTGGTTGTGGTAACAAGGATGTGGATAGTGAAGTTGGCAGCCAGGAGGTGGCAGATGAATTAGATGAAGCAAAAGAAAATGAGCCTGTAGTATATAGGATAGCTGGTGGTAAAACTGTTACCCTAAATCCTCACATTTATCAAACAACTGCAGAATCTGATACAATGTCTTTAATTTTTGGTAATTTACTGGAAATGATTTATGATGAGGAGACTGAAAATTACAAAATTATTGGTAACCATGCGGTGGATCTTCCTACGAGAAATGAAGATGGGACGGTGTGGACTTTTAAGCTGAAAGAAGGTTTGAAATGGGAGGATGGTACACCTCTTAATGCACGAGATTATGAATATTCATACAAAATGTTATTGGATCCTAAACTTAAGAATTCCAGAGGTCCTCAAGTATTTGATGCAGACATAGTCGTAGTAAATGCTAAAAAATATTGGGATGGAGAATGTGAATGGGAAGATGTAGGAATAAAAGCGTTAGATGATTATACACTTGAAATCACGTTGGAATTTCCAGCTCCTGAAATAGATTTCTACTTGGCATTTACGGGTGGTGGAGCCTCTTCTCCAGTACAAGAAAAGATATATGAAGCGGGAATGAATGAGGATAGAACAGAAACCAATTATGGTACTTCGAAGGAAACCACACCTTCTTCTGGTGCATATAAACTTGAAGAGTGGATAAGGGATCAAGTTAAAGTATATGTAAAAAATGAGTATTCACCAATAAAAGACATATATACAGTAGATAGAATTGAATCTAGGGTTGTAGAAGATGCGAATACGAGGGTTCAATTATTTGAAAATAATGACATAGATACAGTCGTTTTATCTGGAGCAAACTACGATAAATATGCAGAGGATCCAAGGTTGGTATTTTCAAAATCAACAACTGTTTGGTCCATGTTCATCAATATGGCATCAGAAGATAAACCCTTCTTAAGAGATGTTAATTTTAGAAAAGCTCTCTTTTATGCAATGGATAGGAAAACTATAGCAGAAGACATTTTTAAAACTGCTAAGCCTGCTCCATATGTAGTTTCTAGTTTTAAAATTGCCGTTCCATCAAAGGGGTTGACTTATCGTGAAACTGAAGCAGCAAAAAGTGTATTGCCACAAAATGATGGATACGATTTAGAATTGGCGAAAGAGTACTTTGATAAAGCTTATGAGGCCTATGGAAAGAAGATGGAAGTTGAAATCCAATATTTTGATAACAGTGAAAATATGAAACGTGTTGCAGAGCTATTAGAACAAGATTATGAAAACCTATTTGGAGCTGATAGGATAGACATACAATTAAGAGCAGTACCCTGGAATAATGCATATGACAATATGGAAGAAGGGAAATATGATCTTGGATTTGGCGGATGGGCAGGAGGAGTATTTAATCCTTGGTCTAGTATGGAAGTGTATACTCAGGGCTTCACAAGCAAAATAGATCAATTTAAAAGTGATGAATTTGATGAACTGTATATGAGAACTGTAAAAGGCGATTTGATATTTAAAGAGCAGGAAAGAATAGAAGCTTTGGCAAAAATGGAGAAAATTTTGCTTGATGAAGTACCTTTTGTGCCTATGTATGAGCCAGAATCGGCTAATATGTTCCATGACAGAATAGAGTTAATTACAAAAGGAAAATATTTTCCTGGAGTAGGCTTTGCTTCATTACAATCCCACTTTGCGCCATTAGAATAG
- a CDS encoding ABC transporter permease, which produces MARYIAQRLVLMVITLFVIVSVSFFVLHSMPGSFINDPRMPKEVKKAIEDKYHLNEPLIVQYGYFLKDFVRLDFGISIALQPKVNVNKILATKIPVSMQVNIFSLILSIPVGIILGIWAALKKNKIPDHVISILIIAFISIPSFVFASLLQYFIAFKLGWFPIVVTTEQTLTWSKFVSMVLPILALSFGSIAGIARYTRAELCEALNSEYMLLAKSKGLTQVQATTRHAMRNSFIPLANIIIPMFTGIMGGSLVIEKIFSIPGMGSVMVEAINAKDYPVAMGVLFWYSLVGLLTILIVDLSYGIIDPRIRIGGRK; this is translated from the coding sequence ATGGCCAGATATATAGCTCAAAGACTTGTTTTGATGGTTATAACATTATTTGTAATTGTTTCCGTTTCATTTTTTGTACTTCATTCTATGCCTGGAAGTTTCATTAATGATCCAAGGATGCCGAAAGAAGTTAAAAAAGCTATTGAAGATAAATACCATTTAAATGAACCACTTATAGTTCAATATGGTTATTTTTTAAAGGATTTTGTGCGATTGGATTTTGGAATATCCATAGCTTTACAACCTAAAGTAAATGTAAATAAAATCTTGGCAACCAAGATACCAGTGTCAATGCAAGTAAATATATTTTCACTAATACTTAGTATACCCGTTGGAATTATATTGGGGATTTGGGCTGCTCTTAAGAAAAACAAGATTCCAGACCATGTTATATCTATATTGATAATAGCATTTATATCCATACCATCCTTTGTATTTGCATCTTTACTACAGTATTTTATTGCATTTAAATTGGGATGGTTTCCTATAGTGGTAACAACAGAACAGACTTTGACATGGAGTAAGTTTGTGTCTATGGTTTTACCTATATTGGCTTTGTCTTTTGGTTCTATTGCAGGCATTGCAAGATATACTAGGGCTGAATTGTGTGAAGCATTAAATTCTGAATATATGCTTTTAGCTAAATCTAAAGGTTTAACACAAGTACAAGCTACTACAAGACATGCCATGAGAAATTCTTTTATTCCTTTGGCTAATATTATAATACCAATGTTTACAGGAATTATGGGAGGATCATTAGTAATTGAAAAAATATTTAGTATTCCCGGGATGGGCAGCGTAATGGTGGAAGCAATTAATGCAAAAGATTACCCTGTAGCTATGGGAGTACTTTTTTGGTATTCCTTAGTAGGGTTATTGACAATTTTAATTGTAGATTTATCTTACGGAATTATAGATCCTCGTATTCGTATAGGAGGTAGAAAATAA
- a CDS encoding ABC transporter permease: MKTKSENKFEFIHLDAEVLRDEKFEGEAIGFFKDAMLRFRKNRASVAAFIIILIIVVMSIFGPMINEYDYKQQNIQLALMPARIPVIEKLGIFDGVKTINVRKESIEEKYKDSLVEIVEEYKVRDVDMATIKVDMYKYKGVKDKYFWFGTDSLGRDQWTRLWRGSRISLIIAVLSMSVNIVVGVIYGAISGYYGGVVDLIMQRIIEVIGGIPLMVIVILFVLYYGPGIIPIAIALCLTGWIGMSRMIRAQFYKYKGMEYVLASRTLGATDRVLIFRHILPNAVGIIITMSALAIPSAIFSESFLAYIGLGLQAPEPSIGVLLSEGQQVLLEHPHLTIFPAFLISILMISFNLLGNGLRDAFDPTLRGQE; the protein is encoded by the coding sequence ATGAAGACTAAATCTGAAAATAAATTTGAGTTTATCCATCTTGATGCTGAAGTATTAAGGGATGAAAAATTTGAAGGAGAAGCCATAGGCTTTTTTAAAGATGCGATGCTTAGGTTCAGGAAAAACAGGGCATCGGTAGCTGCATTTATAATTATATTGATTATAGTAGTAATGTCCATTTTTGGTCCCATGATCAATGAATACGATTATAAACAACAAAATATTCAACTTGCTTTAATGCCAGCTAGAATTCCGGTCATTGAAAAATTAGGCATTTTTGATGGCGTTAAAACTATCAATGTCAGGAAAGAAAGTATAGAGGAAAAATATAAGGATTCATTGGTGGAAATTGTAGAAGAGTATAAAGTTAGGGATGTAGATATGGCAACTATAAAAGTTGATATGTATAAGTACAAAGGGGTAAAAGATAAGTATTTTTGGTTTGGAACGGATTCTTTAGGCAGAGATCAGTGGACAAGACTTTGGAGAGGTTCTAGAATATCTTTAATCATAGCTGTACTGTCAATGTCTGTAAATATAGTTGTAGGTGTAATATATGGAGCTATATCGGGATATTATGGTGGAGTTGTAGATTTAATAATGCAAAGAATTATAGAGGTAATTGGCGGGATTCCATTGATGGTTATTGTAATTTTATTTGTATTATACTATGGTCCAGGAATTATACCCATTGCTATTGCTCTATGCCTTACTGGCTGGATAGGCATGAGCCGAATGATAAGGGCTCAGTTTTATAAATATAAGGGAATGGAGTATGTATTAGCTTCTAGGACTTTGGGAGCAACGGATAGGGTTCTTATTTTTAGGCACATATTGCCAAACGCTGTTGGAATTATTATAACCATGAGTGCTTTAGCAATACCTAGTGCCATATTTTCAGAATCATTTCTAGCTTATATAGGATTGGGGCTTCAAGCGCCGGAACCATCTATAGGGGTATTGTTATCTGAAGGACAACAGGTATTACTAGAACATCCACATTTGACCATATTTCCTGCATTTTTAATTTCAATTCTCATGATTTCATTTAATTTATTAGGGAATGGTCTAAGAGATGCATTTGACCCAACTTTGAGAGGACAAGAGTAG